The following coding sequences lie in one Brachionichthys hirsutus isolate HB-005 chromosome 15, CSIRO-AGI_Bhir_v1, whole genome shotgun sequence genomic window:
- the LOC137904387 gene encoding SH3-containing GRB2-like protein 3-interacting protein 1: MMQGLKNRTRKALGLRRKDRHPDATSSPDREGSGSGKRGSKKANGAPNGFYGEIDWDRYASPDVDDEGFSVRPGDEGGASKGKHFFSSSDSEDGEQEEEDSKKKFKIKIKPLVSDSARRFPPSMDELKASVGGLALSPSLKRSPRRSPGQIKRNLSCEEIVRPRRSTPTPSPAPDTPSDRMSQNVPAFFGLPSESRRPRYDVVPADLCGHSRPRSESLLSRSFPTGAPPPLPPKNIPSRSCYGYPSEYPADLPNGRAARSSAPIYLSILSPAPEPDDVFGPTDTSEDTSCPRWVTFSEVRPPPPDEPAPPPPPDSPPPDTPSSTPSTPCLSPGPPPNEPPPSPPPFSPGSPPPFAPPDSPPSIVLGPPPPDEPAPPLPPDFSPSNSPPLCLDDDAIDEEVLRFAKYCSSPAPTSPVPPLPAEWRPPLAGVPSPLVLGSIGGKRTPEGAYLRDDAPDFVGSPRELATSFRGTPPPLPPTTYRSIMSSPGPYPGSSPASPARPTTPQSRGSPAPPPPPPPPPPRPSSRPKLPPGRPITDLSRPFSPPVSGSPPPFAPLARAESTSSISSTTASTPTLGRDLNMPSAGCSRGPSPLTMGPQETLPVAAAFTETINAYFKGADPTKCVVKIVGEMVLSFPAGITRHFSSQPIQPVLTFSISNCSRLEQVLPNPQLLCTDPATDGADSKEFWVNMPNLMSHLKKVAEQKPQATYYNVDMIKYQVSAAGVQATPLNLAVSWRGDAASTDLRIDYKYNAEAMAAPVPLHDVLFLVPVDGGTAKLQAMIPPATWTQEQQTMQWRIPSLSHRSENGGVGALLGRFQMTQGHCRPSQLAVQFTSEGSTLSGCDIQLVGTGYRLSLIKKRFAAGKYLADN; this comes from the exons ATGATGCAAG GACTGAAAAACCGAACAAGGAAAGCCCTGGGCTTACGGAGGAAAGACCGGCATCCAGACGCGAC GAGCTCGCCTGACAGAGAAGGAAGCGGAAGTGGAAAGAGAGGAAGC AAGAAGGCCAATGGAGCGCCCAACGGGTTCTACGGCGAGATCGACTGGGACAGATAC GCCTCTCCCGACGTGGACGATGAGGGCTTCAGTGTCCGGCCCGGCGACGAGGGCGGCG CTTCCAAAGGGAAGCACTTTTTCTCCTCCAGTGACTCGGAGGacggggagcaggaggaggaggacagcaagAAGAAGTTCAAAATCAAGATCAAGCCTCTGGTGTCGGACAGCGCCAGGCGTTTCCCCCCATCCATGGACGAGCTGAAGGCCTCGGTGGGAGGCCTGGCGCTCTCCCCGTCTCTG AAGAGAAGTCCA AGACGCAGCCCG GGGCAGATCAAAAGGAATTTGTCAT GTGAGGAGATCGTCCGACCCAGACGGTCCACCCCTACGCCGAGCCCTGCGCCTGACACCCCAAG TGACAGGATGTCGCAGAATGTTCCCGCCTTTTTCGGGCTGCCTTCAGAAAGCAGACGCCCCAGATATGACG TGGTTCCCGCAGACTTATGTGGACATTCCAGACCGCGCTCGGAATCCCTGCTGAGCAGAAGTTTCCCGACGGGCG ctcctcctccgcttcctcccAAAAACATTCCGTCCAGGAGCTGTTACGGATACCCTTCGGAGTATCCGGCTGATCTACCCAATGGAAGGGCAGCCCGTAGCTCCGCCCCCATCTACCTGAGCATCCTATCCCCCGCCCCGGAACCGGACGACGTGTTTGGCCCCACGGACACCAGCGAGGACACGTCGTGTCCCAGATGGGTTACGTTCAGCGAGGTCCGGCCTCCTCCGCCCGATGAACCCGCGCCCCCTCCTCCACCGGACTCGCCCCCTCCAGACACGCCCTCATCCACCCCCTCCACCCCGTGCCTCTCTCCGGGGCCGCCGCCAAACGAGCCTCCCCCTTCGCCTCCGCCGTTTTCTCccggctctcctcctcccttcgcTCCACCGgactcccccccctccatcgTGCTcggacctcctcctccagacgaACCGGCGCCTCCGCTGCCTCCAGACTTTTCTCCCTCGAATTCGCCTCCCCTATGCCTTGACGACGACGCAATCGACGAGGAGGTGCTGCGGTTTGCAAAGTACTGTTCCTCCCCCGCCCCGACCAGCCCTGTGCCCCCCCTGCCAGCAGAGTGGAGGCCTCCTCTGGCAGGAGTCCCATCTCCTTTGGTTCTGGGGAGCATCGGGGGGAAGAGGACCCCAGAGGGAGCGTACCTGAGAGATGACGCCCCGGACTTTGTAGGTTCACCGAGGGAGCTGGCGACGAGCTTCAGGGGCACGccacctcccctcccccccaccacctacAGGTCTATTATGTCCTCCCCAGGGCCGTACCCCGGCAGCA GCCCCGCCTCTCCAGCTCGTCCAACCACACCTCAGTCTCGCGGCAGTCCggcccccccgcctcctcctcctcctcctcctcctcgaccgTCTTCACGTCCAAAGCTGCCCCCGGGGAGACCAATCACAGACCTG TCTCGGCCCTTCAGTCCGCCCGTTTCAGGCAGCCCGCCACCTTTTGCCCCCCTGGCCCGGGCGGAGagcacctcctccatctcctccaccacGGCTTCCACTCCGACCTTGGGGAGGGACCTCAACATGCCCAGCGCAG GATGCTCCAGAGGACCCAGCCCTCTCACCATGGGACCCCAGGAGACGCTGCCCGTGGCGGCCGCCTTCACGGAAACCATCAACGCTTACTTCAAAGGCGCAGATCCCACCAA ATGCGTTGTGAAGATCGTCGGCGAGATGGTGCTCTCCTTCCCCGCCGGCATCACCAGGCACTTCTCCAGCCAGCCGATTCAACCCGTCCTCACCTTCAGCATCAGCAACTGCAGCCGATTGGAGCAGGTCCTCCCTAATCCACAGCTGCTATGCAC CGATCCGGCGACGGACGGCGCCGACTCCAAGGAGTTCTGGGTGAACATGCCGAACCTGATGAGCCACCTGAAGAAAGTGGCGGAGCAGAAGCCTCAGGCGACGTACTACAACGTCGACATGATCAAGTATCAGGTCTCGGCGGCAGGGGTCCAGGCCACGCCTCTGAACCTGGCAGTGAGCTGGCGTGGCGACGCCGCCAGCACGGATCTCAGAATAGACTACAAGTACAACGCGGAGGCCATGGCCGCCCCGGTGCCGCTGCACGacgtcctcttcctcgttccTGTGGACGGCGGCACGGCCAAACTCCAGGCGATGATCCCGCCTGCCACCTG GACTCAAGAGCAACAAACGATGCAGTGGAGAATCCCCAGTCTCTCTCATCGCTCTGAAAATGGAG ggGTGGGGGCTCTTCTGGGCCGGTTCCAGATGACACAGGGTCATTGCAGACCTTCCCAGCTGGCGGTCCAGTTCACCAGCGAGGGGAGTACCCTGTCAGGGTGCGACATCCAGCTGGTTGGAACCGGCTACCGGCTGTCGCTGATCAAGAAGAGATTTGCTGCAG GGAAATATTTGGCGGATAATTAG